In the genome of Desulfomicrobium apsheronum, the window CACGACGATGTTTTCGACACCCTTGAAGACGACTTGAAGGCAGCCATGAAATGAACAGGACGCATCACGTCGTCTGGGCCGCCGTGGCCCGCAACGATCTCAAGCAGATCATCGACCATATCGCCCAGGACAGCCCAGACGATGCGCTGCACATTCTTCACAAGATCAGACAGCGGGCAGCGGAACTTAAAGCCATGCCGGATCAAGGCAGGATCGTTCCGGAATTGAAAGAACAGGGCATACAGACGTACCGCGAACTCATCGTCGCCCCGTGGAGAATCGTCTACAGGGTCTCGGACACAACGGTTTTTGTTTTGTCAGTCATCGATTCGAGGCGTAATGTCGAAGACATTCTGCTCGACAGACTCATCAAATAGCACAGCACGACACCAGCTTGTCCTGAGCGCTCCGCCCCTCAAGCACTGCCCGTGCAAACGGCCTGTACGCACTCCCCCTCCGTCATATCCGGCCGTTCGTACCCGTCCTACTGAAAAATCACGTCCGCACCCAAAAACTTCTCGTAATCCACGCCCCAGGCCCGCATCTGCAGCAAGAGCGGGATGAGGCTGCGGCCCATGTCCGTCAGGGAATACTCGACGCGGGGCGGCACTTCGCGATAGACTTCGCGGTGTACCAGCCCGTCGGCTTCCAATTCGCGCAGCTGCCGGGTCAACATACGCTCGGTCACGTCGGCCATGCCCCGGCGCAGCTCCCCGAAGCGCACGGCCTCGGCCAGGGACAGGTGGTAAAGGATGATGGGCTTCCATTTTCCGCCGATGACCGCCAGGGTCAGCTCGAAATAGCAGCGGTAGCGTTTGCCGGAGATTTCCTTGATCTTGCAGGGCCGAGGCTGGTTTTCGTCCATTACTATACTCCATGTATGTACCGCACATTATAGACAGTACTTTTCATAATCGCAGACATGTGATCTATCCGGACCTGCATCACGCAGTCAATCCAAACAAGGAGAGAAAAATATGTACGTAGTCGCAGTCAACGGCAGCCCGCGCAAGGGCGGCAACACGGAAATCCTCTTGAACCACGCCCTTGAACCCCTCAAAAAGGCGGGCTGGGAAACGGAACTGGTGCAGGTCGGCGGACAGAATATCCGGGGCTGTCAGGCCTGCTACAAGTGCTTCGTGCGCAAGAATGGGCAATGTTCCATGAAAAAGGACGTCTTCAACGAAATCATGGAAAAACTCCTGCGCGCCGACGCCCTCATCTTCGGCTCGCCGACCTATTTCGCCGATGTCTCCGCTGAACTCAAAGCCCTGATGGACCGCGCGGGCCTCGTCGCCCTGGCCAACGACCGCGCCTTCAAAGGCAAGATCGGGGCGGCCGTGGTGGCCGTGCGGCGCGGCGGCGCGACCCACGTCTATGACAGCATCAACCACATGTTCCTCATGAACCAGATGCTCATTCCCGGCTCGGTGTACTGGAACATGGGCTACGGCCGCGACAAGGGCGAGGTCGAGGGGGATGCCGAAGGGCTTGGCAACATGAAGAATCTGGGGCAGACCATCGCCTGGCTGGGAGCGGCCATCAAACCGCATCTGGACAGCTTTCCGGCCCTGGAAACCGTGAGCGAATAAGGGGGACGACCATGATCGACTTTCACATCGACAAGGACAAGTGCATCCAGTGCGGCGAATGCGCGGCCGACTGTCCGGCCGGCATCATCGAAATGAAGGAGTTCCCCGAGATTACCGACGAGGGGCGCTGCTACCGCTGCCAGCACTGCTACACCGTCTGCCCGACAGGGGCCGTGTCCATCCTGGGCCTGACGGCCGAGGACGGCGCGATGGAAAAAGAACTGCCCTCTTCTGTGCAGATGACCGACCTGATCAAATGGCGTCGCTCCGTGCGGCGCTACAAGGACGAAAACGTTCCCAAGGCCCTCATCGACGAACTCGTCGATACCACCTGCCACGCGCCGACCGGGGTCAACGCCCAGGGCGTCGTGTTCACCGTGGTCCGGGACAAGGCCTTCATGGACACCCTGCGCCACGAGACCCTGGACCGCCTCGGAGCTCTGGCCGATGCCGGAAAGCTGCCGGAAGGGATCATCTCCCAGTACCTGGGCTTCGCCGTGAAGGCATGGCGGACGCACGGCCGCGACGTCATCTTCCGGGGCGCTCCGCACATGCTGCTGACGAGCACCCCGCCCGGCGTGCCCTGCGCGGTGCAGGACGCGCACATCGCCCTGACCACCTTCGAACTCCTGGCCAGCGCCCATGGCCTCGGCACCCTCTGGGACGGCATGTTCATGATGGCTCTGGCCATTTGCCCGCAGCTTCGAGAAACCCTGCGCATCCCGGCCGATCATTCCATCGGCTACGCGCTGCTCTTCGGCAGGCCGGACGTGCAGTATCACCGCCCCGTCAAAAGGGGCCCGGCCACGGTCAATATCCTCGAATAAAAAAAGGGCCGGAACGCTTGATACGCGTTCCGGCCTATCCCGTTTTGCTACGGAGAAATTTTCCCCATGGACACCACCGGCATCACCCTGGCCATCCTCTCGGCCCTGTTCATGGGCACCATCGGCGTCTTCTCCAGAATCACCGAACTGCCCGCCGAAACCATCACCTTTTTCCGCCTCCTGCTCGGAGCCGGATTCCTGGCCATCTTCCTCCTGGCCACCCGCCAGGCCGGGACGCTCAGACGCTGGCCGACCTGGCCCGTGATCGTCAACGGGGCGCTCCTGGCCGGGTTCATCATCTTCTACGTGCAGGCCATGAACCTGACCTCCATGGCCAACGCCATCATGCTCGTCTATTTGGCCCCGGTCGCGGCATCGATCTTCGCGCATTGTTTCATGAGGGAGCGGCTCAATCTCGCAGGCTGGATTCTCATCGGCCTGGCTATGCTCGGCTTCGCGGCCATGATGGAATTCAGGCTCGATTTCGCGGACGGCTCGAACCATGCGGCGGGCCTGGGCCTGGCAGCCCTGGCCATGCTCTGCTACGCGAGCTTCATCCTCATGAACCGCCGCATCCGGCCCCACGTCCCGGTCATGACCCGCGCCTTTTATCAACTTCTGGTCGGGGCCCTGGTCATGCTGCCCTTCTTCCTGCACACCCGGCCCGAAATCACCCCAGTAAACGGACTCTGGCTCCTGGCCACGGGCCTGATCCCAGGCTTCCTGGCCATCACCTTCGCCGTGGCGGCCCTAAGCCGCCTGCCCGCCGCCACCTTTGGCACCCTGGCCTATTTCGAACCCCTGGCCGTGGTCTTCTTCGGCTGGTCCCTGTTCGGAGAAAACCTGTCCGGCCTGCAACTGGCAGGCTGCGCCACCATTATGGGCACCGGCTGCGCCAAGGCCCTGATCGCGAGCCGGACAGGCTCATCCTGACCACACGGGCCTGCGACCCGGACTGTCGGCGCAAGAGAGTTGCGACAGCGCTACTGTAATTTCTTTCCTGGGTTGCGGCATCGCCCCGCAGACCTCGCGTAATCTCCCTTAAAATCCCCGCGATCTCTGATGCAACCGGGCATTGCAGCGTGTTTTCAAGGCAGCGTCGCGATGGCATCAGTGTTGCTTTGCATGAATTGACCAAGAACAAAGGTGGCCCGGTCCGCCCAAAAATGTCGAGCTTGATGTATCAATCCAAGCGGCCCTCGCGGCTGCATCCGTCCAATCGTCACATGGAGGAACAATGTCCAAAATAGGCCTCATCCGTTGCGAAAAAAATGAAGCAAAATGCCCTCTGACCTCCTGTTTCAAGGCGCTCTCCTCCGCTGCGGAAGGCTTTGCGGGCTGCGAGGAGCCGGAAATCGCGGGCGTTTTCACCTGTCGATGTCCGGGAGAAAACGTGGCAGACATGGCCAGGATACTCAAAAGCAAGGGCGCTGAACGCGTCCACTTCTGCACCTGCCTGTTCTCGCGCAAGGAGAAGGATGGCTGGGCGCTGGGAGACGGCTTTTGCGAGGATGTGGACCGGCTCGTCCACCAGGCCGCCGATGCGGCTGGAATCCCCTGCGTCAAGGGCACTGCGCACCTGCCGCATGGATATGTTCCGGAAGTGATCGAATAAACACAGAAGGGGTTTTCATGGGCGACGATCTGGACCGCATCATTGAGGCCATGCAAAACACGATAAACGAAGACACGCGCGCGGCCTGGGGCGAGGAAGCCTACGAGCGCTGGGTCAACCCGCCCAACATGGGCTCCA includes:
- a CDS encoding flavodoxin family protein; protein product: MYVVAVNGSPRKGGNTEILLNHALEPLKKAGWETELVQVGGQNIRGCQACYKCFVRKNGQCSMKKDVFNEIMEKLLRADALIFGSPTYFADVSAELKALMDRAGLVALANDRAFKGKIGAAVVAVRRGGATHVYDSINHMFLMNQMLIPGSVYWNMGYGRDKGEVEGDAEGLGNMKNLGQTIAWLGAAIKPHLDSFPALETVSE
- a CDS encoding nitroreductase family protein; protein product: MIDFHIDKDKCIQCGECAADCPAGIIEMKEFPEITDEGRCYRCQHCYTVCPTGAVSILGLTAEDGAMEKELPSSVQMTDLIKWRRSVRRYKDENVPKALIDELVDTTCHAPTGVNAQGVVFTVVRDKAFMDTLRHETLDRLGALADAGKLPEGIISQYLGFAVKAWRTHGRDVIFRGAPHMLLTSTPPGVPCAVQDAHIALTTFELLASAHGLGTLWDGMFMMALAICPQLRETLRIPADHSIGYALLFGRPDVQYHRPVKRGPATVNILE
- a CDS encoding type II toxin-antitoxin system RelE/ParE family toxin; its protein translation is MNRTHHVVWAAVARNDLKQIIDHIAQDSPDDALHILHKIRQRAAELKAMPDQGRIVPELKEQGIQTYRELIVAPWRIVYRVSDTTVFVLSVIDSRRNVEDILLDRLIK
- a CDS encoding DMT family transporter, with product MDTTGITLAILSALFMGTIGVFSRITELPAETITFFRLLLGAGFLAIFLLATRQAGTLRRWPTWPVIVNGALLAGFIIFYVQAMNLTSMANAIMLVYLAPVAASIFAHCFMRERLNLAGWILIGLAMLGFAAMMEFRLDFADGSNHAAGLGLAALAMLCYASFILMNRRIRPHVPVMTRAFYQLLVGALVMLPFFLHTRPEITPVNGLWLLATGLIPGFLAITFAVAALSRLPAATFGTLAYFEPLAVVFFGWSLFGENLSGLQLAGCATIMGTGCAKALIASRTGSS
- a CDS encoding CGGC domain-containing protein yields the protein MSKIGLIRCEKNEAKCPLTSCFKALSSAAEGFAGCEEPEIAGVFTCRCPGENVADMARILKSKGAERVHFCTCLFSRKEKDGWALGDGFCEDVDRLVHQAADAAGIPCVKGTAHLPHGYVPEVIE
- a CDS encoding winged helix-turn-helix transcriptional regulator is translated as MDENQPRPCKIKEISGKRYRCYFELTLAVIGGKWKPIILYHLSLAEAVRFGELRRGMADVTERMLTRQLRELEADGLVHREVYREVPPRVEYSLTDMGRSLIPLLLQMRAWGVDYEKFLGADVIFQ